From the Pseudomonas putida genome, one window contains:
- the calA gene encoding vanillin reductase → MYTAIGYAAQTPTSPLAPMTFERRAPRPDDVAIEILYCGVCHSDIHQARNEWGIAVYPLMPGHEIIGRVTAVGDQVSSHKVGDLVGVGCMVDSCRHCEACAKDLEQYCLEGPTMTYATPDRVDGSNTMGGYSSSIVVSEHFVVRIPAGMDLPSAAPILCAGITTYSPLKHHGVGPGHKIGILGMGGLGHMGIKLAKALGAEVTLFTRSQAKAEEARRQGADHVIVSTDAEQMRAAAGRFDFLLDTIPVQHDLNPYLETLKFDGVHILVGLIEPIDPAVHAANLVMKRRVLAGSLIGGIAETQEVLDFCAAHDIRCDIEMLDIRNINQAYERMIAGDVKYRFVIDMATLQG, encoded by the coding sequence ATGTACACCGCCATCGGTTACGCCGCCCAAACCCCGACCAGCCCTTTGGCCCCCATGACCTTCGAGCGCCGCGCGCCGCGCCCGGACGATGTCGCCATCGAGATCCTCTACTGTGGCGTGTGCCACTCCGACATCCACCAGGCGCGCAACGAGTGGGGCATCGCCGTCTACCCGCTGATGCCTGGCCACGAGATCATCGGCCGGGTCACCGCCGTGGGTGACCAGGTCAGCTCGCACAAGGTCGGCGACCTGGTCGGCGTCGGTTGCATGGTCGACTCCTGCCGCCACTGCGAGGCCTGCGCCAAGGACCTGGAACAGTACTGCCTGGAAGGCCCGACCATGACCTACGCCACCCCGGACCGGGTCGATGGCAGCAACACCATGGGTGGTTACTCCAGCAGCATCGTGGTCAGCGAGCACTTCGTGGTGCGCATCCCGGCCGGCATGGACCTGCCCAGCGCGGCGCCGATCCTCTGCGCGGGCATCACCACCTACTCGCCGCTCAAGCACCATGGCGTCGGCCCCGGTCACAAGATCGGCATCCTCGGCATGGGCGGGCTGGGCCACATGGGCATCAAGCTGGCCAAGGCCCTGGGCGCCGAAGTGACCCTGTTCACCCGCTCCCAGGCCAAGGCCGAGGAGGCCCGCCGCCAAGGCGCCGATCACGTGATCGTGTCCACCGACGCCGAGCAGATGCGTGCCGCCGCCGGGCGTTTCGACTTCCTGCTCGATACCATCCCGGTGCAGCACGACCTCAACCCGTACCTGGAGACCCTGAAGTTCGACGGCGTACACATTCTGGTGGGCCTGATCGAGCCGATCGACCCGGCCGTACATGCCGCCAACCTGGTGATGAAGCGTCGGGTGCTGGCCGGTTCACTGATTGGCGGCATTGCCGAAACCCAGGAAGTGCTGGATTTCTGCGCCGCCCATGACATCCGTTGCGACATCGAGATGCTCGACATCCGCAATATCAACCAGGCCTATGAGCGCATGATCGCGGGTGATGTGAAGTACCGCTTCGTGATCGACATGGCGACCCTGCAGGGCTGA